In Gracilibacillus salitolerans, the sequence ATAAACAGCCATGCCGATTGAAAGATATTACCGAACTTTTTATGGATTCAGGACTGGGGAGAGAAGCTTTTTCGATAATAAGTCAAGGTAAAGTGGAAGAAATATTAAGTTCAAAATCAGAGGAACGTCGAGTTATTTTTGAAGAAGCGGCAGGCGTATTAAAGTATAAAAACAGAAAGAAACAAGCTGAATATAAATTGGCAGAAACACAAGAAAATTTAAACCGTGTGGAAGATATTATATATGAAATAGAAGGCCAACTAGAACCACTGGAACAACAAGCATCGATTGCTAAGGAGTACTTGGCCCAAAAAGAACGCTTGACCCATGTGGAAGTTGGTTTATTGGCTAATGAAATTGAACAATTAAATGAAAAATGGCAAGCATCACAAAAGCAGATTGATGCCAAACATCATTCTCTTAAAGAAAAACAACAATGGGTCGAGACAAGAGAGGCAGAAAGTGATCAATTAAAAGAACAAATACAAAAAATGGATGAGCAAATTACAAGCTTACAAGAAACCTTGCTTGTCGAAACCCAGAAGCTTGAAAGTCTTGAAGGTAATAAAAAGATATTTCGTGAGCGACTGCAACATTTTCAAGAAAATAAAGATAAACTAGAACAGGAAATAGAAGAGACGGAAAACAAAAAGGTAATTCTTTTAAACAGCTTGGAAGATGAACAAGCTAGTCTCAAAGAGAACAAAAAAAATAACCAACAGTTATCACAACAAATAATTGATCTACAAGAGCAATTGGAAAAAGGAAAAAATACGATAGAAGAAGATATCGAGACACTTAAAAGTGATTATATAGAATTATTAAATGAGCAGGCAGCTAAACGAAATGAAAAAAGTTCCATTCAACAGCAATTGGAGAGAATGGAAGGAAAACAGCATGCCAAGTCTTCTAAATGGGAAAACCTACATGAAGAACGCCTTCAGTTAAAGCAAGCTGTTCATGAAGCAGAAGAAAAATGTAAACAAGATGAGGAACAATTACATAGATTCCAATCAGAGCACGAACAATTGGAGAGAAAAGTAACGGTAGAGTCGAAACTATTAGACGATATGCAACAAAAGTTATATAAAGGTTATCAGATGGTTGAAAACCTGAAGTCGAAAAAGGAAATGCTTGAAGACTTAAAAGAAGATTTTCAAGGTTTCTATTTTGGTGTAAAAGAAGTGCTGAAAGCAAGGGAACAACAGAAGTTAGCAGGTATTCATGGTGCAATACCGGAATTAATAGAATTTGATGATCAATTAGTGGATGCAATGGAAACTGCCTTAGGAGCACAAGCACAACATATAGTAGTTGATTCCGAGAAGTCGGCACGTGAAGCCATTCATTGGTTGAAAAAAACAAACAAGGGTAGAGCTACTTTTTTACCAATAAACACAATGAAACCAAAACAGATACCGGCGAATTTGATCCATATATTGGAGCAGGAAGAAGAGTTTGTCGGAGTAGCTGCAGATTTAATTCGTTATGATTCCACTTATCAACCTGTAATGCAGGCGTTGTTAGGAAATGTTATTATTGCTAAATCACTTAGTGCGGCAAATCAATTTGCACAGCAAACTGGACGAAGATTCAGGATTGTGACATTGGATGGAGATGTTGTGAATCCAGGTGGTTCGATGTCTGGTGGTGCCAAAAAGAAAAATAATCAATCATTATTTACCAGAGATCGTGAACTAAAAACATTAACGAATAAATTTAAAGAATACCAGGCTCGAGTATCGGACTATGAAAAGCAGATTCGAGAACAAAAAGAAACATTA encodes:
- the smc gene encoding chromosome segregation protein SMC, which produces MYLKQLDTLGFKSFAERVKIEFVPGVTAVVGPNGSGKSNITDAIRWVLGEQSAKSLRGVKMEDIIFQGSDTRKALNVAEVTLVLDNSDNRLPVDYQEVSVTRRVYRSGESEFLMNKQPCRLKDITELFMDSGLGREAFSIISQGKVEEILSSKSEERRVIFEEAAGVLKYKNRKKQAEYKLAETQENLNRVEDIIYEIEGQLEPLEQQASIAKEYLAQKERLTHVEVGLLANEIEQLNEKWQASQKQIDAKHHSLKEKQQWVETREAESDQLKEQIQKMDEQITSLQETLLVETQKLESLEGNKKIFRERLQHFQENKDKLEQEIEETENKKVILLNSLEDEQASLKENKKNNQQLSQQIIDLQEQLEKGKNTIEEDIETLKSDYIELLNEQAAKRNEKSSIQQQLERMEGKQHAKSSKWENLHEERLQLKQAVHEAEEKCKQDEEQLHRFQSEHEQLERKVTVESKLLDDMQQKLYKGYQMVENLKSKKEMLEDLKEDFQGFYFGVKEVLKAREQQKLAGIHGAIPELIEFDDQLVDAMETALGAQAQHIVVDSEKSAREAIHWLKKTNKGRATFLPINTMKPKQIPANLIHILEQEEEFVGVAADLIRYDSTYQPVMQALLGNVIIAKSLSAANQFAQQTGRRFRIVTLDGDVVNPGGSMSGGAKKKNNQSLFTRDRELKTLTNKFKEYQARVSDYEKQIREQKETLAKLQTEKDNCYGQLDVIRKTYQEHQSNYKEWKLSLEHLNDQLSIYDQDKLQQEEDRKLLLQQLEQIEQDLDKLQSKLSKLDNEIEELTDQHQNFEAKEEQLKQELQTLHVEQAELRSKLSNQKEKVAKSETELTEVSETIAGKQEQLRQLIAVKNSQQTEEEIDEEINKKRQEKATLQQNLQGLREQRSETQHKVTTLDNSLKQAKKEEYHLQQEIQTIEIERNRLDLELENRLQLLENEYSMTFEKAKADYPQPDNLEEAKEQVKLIKKSIEELGTVNIGAIDEYDRIKERHEFLTSQQTDLVEAKRTLYEIIAEMDEEMTRRFNETFSQIKEEFTVVFQRLFGGGHAELKLTDPDQLLETGVDIIAQPPGKKLQQLGLLSGGERALTAIALLFSILRVRPVPFCVLDEVEAALDEANVTRFAQYLKHYSKHTQFIVITHRKGTMEEADVLYGVTMQESGVSRLVSVKLEEAPELLEA